Proteins encoded within one genomic window of Setaria italica strain Yugu1 chromosome IV, Setaria_italica_v2.0, whole genome shotgun sequence:
- the LOC101759065 gene encoding zingipain-2, which yields MHRPRSPVAAAMLAVALAVALTASAAAAAPWERADEEVRHLYEAWKLEHGRPARGNDGDGDDDLLRLEVFRDNLRYIDAHNAEADVGLHGFRLGLTPFADLTLEEFRGRVLGFQQSRRRNDTADAEVDDDSTGYQLRELQVPSAVDWRKSGAVTPVKNQGACGGCWAFSAVAAMEGINKIATGKLVSLSEQELIDCDRKSHGCKGGRMDYAFQFVISNGGIDTEADYPYTGRDGTCNEAKKKKKVVSISSYSHVPANNEKALQMAVAKQPVSVAIEAAGRAFQLYTSGVFDGACGTKLDHGVTAVGYGSTDAGKDFWIVKNSWGPKWGEAGYIRMRRNVAAPTGKCGIAMDAYYPVKNHKAADMTLPVLEMVLA from the exons ATGCATCGACCACGCTCCCCTGTGGCCGCCGCGATGCTCGCGGTGGCATTGGCCGTGGCACtgaccgcctccgccgcggcggcggcgccgtgggaGCGGGCGGACGAGGAGGTGCGGCACCTCTACGAGGCATGGAAGTTGGAGCACGGGAGGCCAGCTCGCGGcaacgacggcgacggcgacgacgacctccTGCGGCTGGAGGTGTTCCGCGACAACCTCCGCTACATCGACGCGCACAACGCGGAGGCCGACGTGGGGCTCCACGGCTTCCGCCTCGGCCTCACCCCCTTCGCCGACCTCACCCTGGAGGAGTTCCGCGGCCGCGTCCTCGGCTTCCAGcagagccgccgccgcaacgACACGGCGGACGCCGAGGTCGACGACGACAGCACCGGCTACCAGCTCCGCGAGCTGCAGGTGCCTTCCGCCGTCGACTGGCGCAAGAGCGGCGCCGTCACCCCGGTCAAGAACCAAGGCGCGTGCGGTGGGTGCTGGGCGTtctcggcggtggcggcaatGGAGGGGATCAACAAGATCGCGACGGGTAAGCTGGTATCGTTGTCGGAGCAGGAGCTGATTGACTGCGACCGCAAGAGCCATGGATGCAAGGGCGGGCGCATGGATTACGCCTTCCAGTTCGTGATCAGCAATGGCGGGATCGACACCGAGGCCGACTACCCTTACACCGGACGTGACGGGACTTGTAACGAGGCCAAG aaaaagaagaaggtcGTGTCGATAAGTTCGTATAGCCATGTCCCGGCCAACAACGAGAAGGCATTGCAGATGGCGGTGGCGAAGCAGCCTGTCAGTGTCGCCATCGAGGCAGCCGGCCGTGCCTTCCAGCTCTACACTTCG GGAGTCTTCGACGGCGCTTGCGGGACGAAGCTGGACCACGGCGTGACGGCGGTGGGCTACGGCAGCACCGACGCCGGCAAGGACTTCTGGATCGTGAAGAACTCGTGGGGCCCCAAGTGGGGCGAGGCCGGCTACATCCGCATGAGGCGCAACGTCGCCGCGCCCACGGGCAAGTGCGGCATCGCCATGGACGCGTATTACCCGGTGAAGAACCACAAGGCCGCAGACATGACTCTGCCTGTCCTGGAGATGGTTCTTGCCTAA
- the LOC101758380 gene encoding RNA polymerase I-specific transcription initiation factor RRN3, giving the protein MGADQWCDDMELNFSDSHMFRQVQHVLQSVRMDPFLIDLRDKDHYDFLLLAVDPTKKRSKDEMAVLVTILKALSEAVSKIDVMYHHALLHNIFTTCIWYLDLDTRDALLHLITRLAAVADQYLRECLQMLVNNFTPPGPYVPLMEQPRMLAKKKEIYSQLHETLKMISDTVPLASRMLKDVLNRSMPKLFDNKAKMLSFVECMLGLDTDRLGDLIGTTLFEKVVDLLTELDVNITWEDILQEEHNKGIFDMELEDLDDDDDNFGQEGTKALFGGNVCAEKLDGLMVVVCEHLKSCNRDRLFKEFGILKTIFRKSVLKVHKSKFAQFIMFYACSLDPEICGVDFALFLTDIFTKKEDDPIARMSAVSYVGSYLSRARFISADTVVAVLKRLVEWCIDYIKRDRDPVNQAKATKPKDHQIFYASCQAVMYVLCFRLRSIMDYPNLKSQLFQMPIESILMDTLEPLKVCLPSIVNEFLRQSRAARLFNASVDLPLEDIVESDLSKAFGGPNRLDMFFPFDPYLLRESDRYIRPNFEFWSLVKTTYSDGEDDELGDLDAPGMNVDSLDDHVEIDLNDDEGIEYSMNKMSITPHRSFYHPMAMSSDSGLSMPARIRPSVSPPS; this is encoded by the exons ATGGGGGCGGACCAGTGGTGCGATGACATGGAGCTGAACTTCAGCGACTCCCATATGTTCCGGCAGGTCCAGCACGTGCTGCAGTCCGTGCGGATG GATCCATTTTTAATTGATCTAAGGGACAAAGACCACTATGATTTTCTGCTACTCGCTGTAGACCCTACCAAAAAGAGGAGTAAAGATGAGATGGCTGTGCTTGTT ACGATTTTAAAGGCACTGTCAGAAGCAGTATCAAAGATAGACGTCATGTATCATCATGCACTTCTGCACAAT ataTTTACCACGTGCATCTGGTACTTGGACCTTGACACAAGGGATGCGCTTTTGCATTTAATAACCAGATTG GCTGCTGTGGCAGACCAGTACCTCAGAGAATGTTTGCAGATGCTTGTGAATAACTTCACTCCACCTGGACCATATGTTCCACTCATGGAGCAGCCAAGAATGCttgcaaagaagaaagaaatctaCTCTCAGTTGCATGAGACTTTGAAAATGATTTCTGACACTGTGCCCTTAGCATCAAGGATGTTAAAGGATGTATTAAACAGGAGTATGCCAAAGTTATTTGACAACAAAGCT AAAATGCTATCATTTGTGGAGTGCATGTTGGGTCTTGATACTGACAGATTGGGCGACCTAATTGGAACCACATTGTTCGAGAAAGTTGTGGATCTACTTACGGAATTGGAT GTTAATATAACATGGGAAGATATTCTTCAAGAGGAACACAACAAAGGTATATTTGACATGGAGCTTGAGGatttggatgatgatgatgataacttTGGACAAGAAGGAACAAAG GCCCTTTTTGGAGGAAATGTATGTGCTGAGAAACTTGATGGCTTAATGGTGGTTGTGTGCGAGCACCTCAAGTCGTGCAATCGTGATCGTCTATTTAAG GAATTTGGCATTTTGAAGACTATATTTCGAAAATCTGTGCTGAAGGTGCACAAATCCAAATTTGCCCAG TTTATCATGTTTTATGCCTGTTCCCTGGATCCTGAAATCTGCGGTGTTGATTTTGCTCTTTTTCTTACCGATATTTTTACTAAGAAGGAAGATGATCCAATAGCTAG AATGTCTGCAGTTTCATATGTTGGAAGCTATCTGTCCCGGGCAAGGTTCATTTCTGCAGATACAGTTGTTGCTGTACTCAAAAG GTTAGTGGAATGGTGCATAGATTATATTAAACGTGACAGGGACCCTGTGAACCAGGCAAAGGCAACCAAGCCTAAAGATCATCAAATATTTTACGCTAGCTGCCAG GCTGTGATGTATGTCCTTTGCTTTCGGTTGAGATCTATTATGGACTACCCAAATCTTAAATCACAGCTTTTTCAAATGCCAATCGAGTCTATTTTGATGGACACACTGGAGCCTCTaaag GTGTGCTTGCCCTCAATAGTAAATGAGTTCCTGAGACAGTCTAGGGCTGCCAGGTTGTTCAATGCATCTGTGGATTTGCCACTTGAAGATATAGTTGAATCTGATTTATCGAAGgcttttggaggaccaaatagGCTTGACATGTTCTTCCCATTTGATCCATATCTGCTAAGAGAATCTGACAG GTATATCCGTCCAAATTTTGAGTTCTGGTCCTTGGTCAAGACAACATACAGTGACGGTGAAGACGATGAGCTTGGCGACCTTGACGCACCTGGAATGAATGTGGACAGCTTGGATGACCATGTTGAAATAGATTTGAACGATGATGAAGGCATTGAGTATTCGATGAATAAGATGTCCATAACGCCACACCGCTCTTTCTACCACCCAATGGCTATGAGCAGTGATTCTGGGCTTAGCATGCCTGCGAGGATCAGGCCTTCAGTGAGCCCTCCATCATAG
- the LOC101757967 gene encoding probable 2-oxoglutarate-dependent dioxygenase At3g50210 encodes MGSDFKAIPLIDIGPLVEKIDDPRMANDADLLEVVRMLDDACKEAGFFYVKGHGITESLLKEVRDVTRKFFQLPCEEKLKIKMSPQSGYRGYQRIGENITKGKPDMHEAIDCYTPIKPGKYGDLAKPMEGSNLWPENPSNFEALLENYINLCRDLSRKIMRGIALALGGAIDAFEGETAGDPFWVLRLIGYPVEIPEEQRTDTGCGAHTDYGLLTLVNQDDDICALEVQNRSGEWIYATPIPGTFVCNIGDMLKVWSNGIYESTLHRVVNNSPRYRISVAFFYESNFDAAIEPVQFCREKTGGAAKYEKVVYGEHLVKKVLTNFVM; translated from the exons ATGGGTTCCGACTTCAAGGCGATCCCCCTGATCG ATATTGGCCCGCTCGTCGAAAAGATTGATGATCCGAGGATGGCCAACGACGCGGATTTGCTGGAGGTTGTGCGGATGCTGGACGACGCTTGCAAGGAGGCCGGGTTCTTCTATGTG AAAGGCCATGGTATTACTGAGTCGCTATTGAAGGAAGTCCGGGACGTGACACGCAAATTCTTTCAGCTTCCTTGTGAGGAGAAATTAAAGATTAAGATGTCACCTCAGAGTGGATATAG AGGGTATCAAAGGATAGGGGAGAATATTACCAAGGGTAAACCTGATATGCACGAAGCAATTGAT TGCTACACTCCTATTAAACCTGGCAAATATGGAGATCTTGCTAAACCAATGGAGGGATCTAACTTATG GCCAGAAAACCCATCAAATTTTGAAGCACTGCTGGAGAACTATATCAACCTATGCAGAG ATCTTTCAAGAAAGATCATGCGTGGTATAGCTTTGGCATTGGGAGGGGCAATTGATGCATTTGAAGGGGAAACAGCTGGAGATCCTTTCTGGGTTTTAAGGTTGATTGGTTATCCAGTAGAAATTCCAGAAGAGCAGCGCACTGATACTGGATG TGGAGCCCATACAGATTATG GACTACTAACACTGGTTAACCAGGATGATGACATATGTGCCCTTGAG GTGCAAAACCGCTCTGGTGAGTGGATATATGCAACACCGATTCCAGGAACCTTTGTTTGTAACATTGGAGACATGCTGAag GTTTGGTCGAATGGAATTTATGAATCCACGCTTCATAGAGTTGTCAACAACTCGCCTCGTTACCGCATATCCGTCGCATTCTTCTACGAG TCCAACTTTGATGCTGCCATAGAGCCTGTTCAGTTCTGCCGGGAGAAAACTGGCGGTGCTGCGAAGTATGAAAAGGTCGTGTACGGGGAGCATTTGGTAAAGAAAGTCCTGACGAACTTCGTCATGTAA